The Sinomicrobium kalidii genome contains a region encoding:
- a CDS encoding porin family protein, with translation MKKVLLIAVMALGFGFNAAAQDVTFGVKGGLNFSNLKVEADFGSGTSDGRTGFYIGGLADFGISEKFHIQPEVLYSSEGAKGQDVFTNEEVDAEISFINIPILAKFYVVEGFNIHAGPQLGIVVDADGGTDDLKSTNFSLSFGAGYELPTGLFFDARYNLGVSDILDVDGTEFADFEMKTRNFQVGVGYRF, from the coding sequence ATGAAAAAAGTATTACTTATTGCCGTAATGGCACTCGGTTTTGGGTTTAACGCCGCCGCACAGGATGTTACCTTCGGGGTGAAAGGTGGGTTGAATTTTTCTAACCTAAAGGTTGAAGCAGACTTTGGAAGCGGAACCAGTGATGGACGAACCGGATTTTATATAGGTGGTCTGGCAGATTTCGGAATTTCTGAAAAGTTTCACATTCAGCCCGAAGTATTGTATTCCAGTGAAGGAGCTAAAGGACAAGATGTTTTTACAAATGAAGAAGTGGATGCCGAGATTTCATTTATTAATATTCCGATATTGGCCAAGTTCTATGTAGTGGAAGGTTTTAATATCCATGCCGGTCCGCAGTTAGGTATAGTGGTAGATGCTGATGGAGGTACAGACGACCTTAAATCTACAAATTTCAGCCTTAGTTTTGGTGCGGGATATGAACTGCCCACCGGTCTCTTTTTTGATGCCAGATACAATCTGGGGGTATCGGATATCCTGGATGTAGATGGTACCGAGTTTGCCGACTTTGAAATGAAAACACGGAATTTCCAGGTAGGTGTGGGGTATAGATTTTAA
- a CDS encoding porin family protein, protein MKKVVLVIMAVVGVSLYGNAQSIHFGAKGGVNFASLNGDDADGTDGRTGFHIGLLAELGLTDKFSIQPEVLYSAQGAKLSDTDLNLDYVNVPILAKYYLTDGFSIQAGPQFGINVKDDWEGFDTDVKSLDMTGAVGVEYRIGSFFAQGRYNFGLSDVADEGDIKNSVFQLSVGYLFF, encoded by the coding sequence ATGAAAAAAGTTGTTTTAGTAATTATGGCAGTCGTAGGCGTATCGTTATACGGTAATGCCCAATCCATTCATTTCGGGGCCAAAGGCGGGGTGAACTTTGCCAGTTTAAATGGAGATGATGCAGACGGAACTGACGGACGTACTGGTTTCCATATCGGCTTATTGGCAGAGTTGGGCCTAACCGATAAGTTCTCTATCCAGCCGGAAGTGCTCTATTCTGCACAGGGTGCAAAATTATCGGATACAGATCTTAATCTGGATTATGTCAATGTACCGATATTGGCCAAGTACTACCTTACAGATGGCTTTAGTATACAGGCCGGGCCCCAGTTCGGGATCAACGTAAAAGATGATTGGGAAGGTTTTGATACCGATGTAAAGAGCCTTGATATGACCGGGGCCGTAGGTGTGGAATATAGAATAGGAAGCTTTTTTGCTCAGGGAAGGTATAACTTCGGGCTTAGTGACGTGGCTGACGAAGGAGACATAAAAAACTCCGTATTCCAGTTATCCGTAGGTTACCTGTTCTTTTAG
- the proC gene encoding pyrroline-5-carboxylate reductase: MKVLVIGAGNMGLTYAQGMAQSDLLKKKDLMILDSARERTDALKKNDEFDVYEKIEDCLPNADIVFIAVKPYHSDELFQAIKEHKRPDQIFISIMAGVTIKTMQEAMDIKKVVRAMPNLAARVGHGFTSFTASKDVSRLELLTVEKLIDTTGRSIKLASEMEIDKSTGISGSGPAYIFYFMQSMMEAAMKMGFTQKDARLMVAQTFQGAVELFNSSDLDPNAWMDRVASKGGTTRAALDSMEENNVKELIKDAAHAAFERAVQLGNENNKEYVR, from the coding sequence ATGAAAGTTCTTGTAATTGGCGCCGGAAACATGGGGCTAACGTATGCCCAGGGAATGGCCCAATCAGACTTATTAAAGAAAAAAGATTTAATGATTCTAGACAGTGCCCGGGAGCGAACCGACGCACTGAAAAAAAACGACGAATTCGACGTCTACGAAAAAATTGAAGATTGTTTACCCAATGCAGATATCGTGTTCATCGCGGTAAAGCCCTACCACAGCGATGAGCTCTTTCAGGCGATCAAGGAACACAAACGGCCGGATCAGATTTTTATATCCATCATGGCCGGTGTCACCATCAAAACCATGCAGGAAGCCATGGACATTAAAAAGGTAGTGCGTGCCATGCCTAACCTCGCGGCCAGGGTAGGTCACGGATTTACTTCCTTTACCGCTTCCAAGGACGTTTCCAGACTGGAGCTCCTTACCGTTGAAAAGCTGATAGATACCACCGGAAGGTCTATTAAGCTTGCCAGCGAAATGGAAATAGACAAATCTACCGGGATCTCCGGTTCCGGACCCGCTTACATATTCTATTTTATGCAGTCCATGATGGAAGCTGCAATGAAAATGGGATTTACCCAGAAAGACGCCCGCCTTATGGTGGCCCAGACGTTCCAGGGGGCTGTAGAATTGTTCAACAGTTCTGATCTCGACCCCAATGCATGGATGGACAGAGTGGCTTCAAAAGGAGGTACTACCCGTGCCGCGCTGGACTCCATGGAGGAGAACAACGTAAAAGAACTCATCAAGGACGCAGCCCATGCTGCTTTTGAGAGAGCGGTACAGCTGGGTAATGAAAACAATAAGGAATATGTACGATAA
- a CDS encoding diphthine--ammonia ligase: MVNPDKKTYLNWSSGKDSALALYRMSERGDYDVQTLVTTVNRDFGRVSMHGLPETLLGLQAKSIGLPLRKIYFPAVVDMETYDRTMKKETALLYGKGYRYAAFGDIFLEDLKKYREERLAETGLEAVFPLWKQDTRKLLEEFLELGFKAVTVCVNARVLGPEFCGREIDHSFIRDLPGGVDACGENGEFHTFVYDGPVFRYPVGFKTGEKVLKSYGPENNEKQNWDNSFWYCDLSPGSGLS; the protein is encoded by the coding sequence ATGGTAAATCCCGATAAAAAAACATATTTGAACTGGAGCAGCGGAAAGGATTCTGCCCTGGCCTTATACAGAATGTCAGAGCGGGGGGACTATGATGTACAGACCTTGGTGACCACCGTAAACAGGGATTTCGGCAGGGTGTCCATGCACGGTTTGCCGGAAACGTTGCTGGGCCTCCAGGCAAAAAGTATCGGTTTGCCATTGCGTAAAATTTATTTTCCCGCCGTTGTGGATATGGAAACGTATGACCGGACCATGAAGAAAGAAACCGCCCTGCTTTATGGTAAAGGATACCGTTATGCTGCCTTTGGTGATATTTTCCTCGAAGACCTGAAAAAATACCGGGAAGAAAGACTTGCGGAAACAGGTTTGGAGGCCGTTTTCCCCTTGTGGAAACAGGATACCCGTAAACTTCTGGAAGAATTTCTGGAACTCGGTTTTAAAGCGGTTACGGTATGCGTAAATGCCAGGGTGCTGGGGCCGGAATTCTGCGGCAGGGAGATCGACCACAGCTTTATTCGCGATTTGCCCGGGGGAGTGGACGCCTGCGGGGAAAACGGGGAATTCCACACTTTTGTGTATGACGGCCCCGTATTCCGGTATCCGGTAGGTTTTAAGACCGGTGAAAAAGTACTGAAAAGTTACGGACCGGAAAACAACGAAAAACAAAACTGGGACAATTCCTTCTGGTATTGTGATCTTTCCCCCGGCTCAGGCTTATCCTGA
- the rlmN gene encoding 23S rRNA (adenine(2503)-C(2))-methyltransferase RlmN, whose protein sequence is MQTVKKDIRALSREQLRDFFVDRGDKAFRGNQVYEWLWGKGVHSFEGMTNLSKETRQMLENHFVINHIRVDRMQRSNDGTIKNAVRLHDGLIVESVLIPTDTRTTACVSSQVGCSLDCKFCATARLKRMRNLNPDEIYDQVVAIDNESRLYHGRPLSNIVFMGMGEPLMNYNNVIKAIDKITDPEGLGMSPRRITVSTSGVPKMIKKLADDEVKFKLAVSLHAAIDEVRTSIMPFNEHFPLKDLREALEYWYQKTKSRITYEYVVWRGINDQRKDAEALVRFCRFAPSKVNIIEYNPIGDEHFAQADPEALELYRDILEKNGITVTVRRSRGKDIDAACGQLANKS, encoded by the coding sequence ATGCAGACAGTTAAAAAAGACATACGGGCACTGAGCAGGGAACAACTCCGCGATTTTTTTGTTGACCGGGGCGATAAAGCCTTTCGTGGCAACCAGGTCTATGAATGGCTTTGGGGTAAAGGCGTACATTCTTTTGAAGGTATGACCAACCTCTCTAAGGAAACCCGGCAAATGCTCGAAAACCATTTTGTCATTAATCATATTCGGGTAGATCGTATGCAGCGCAGTAACGACGGCACCATAAAAAATGCCGTACGCCTGCACGACGGACTTATTGTAGAATCGGTATTGATACCTACGGATACCCGTACTACTGCCTGTGTGTCCAGCCAGGTGGGGTGCAGTCTGGACTGTAAATTCTGTGCCACCGCACGCCTGAAACGGATGCGGAACCTGAACCCCGATGAAATTTATGACCAGGTGGTGGCCATAGACAACGAGAGCCGCCTTTACCACGGCAGGCCGCTGAGCAATATCGTTTTTATGGGAATGGGCGAACCCCTGATGAACTACAATAACGTTATAAAGGCCATTGACAAGATTACCGATCCCGAAGGCCTCGGTATGTCGCCCCGGAGGATCACGGTATCCACTTCCGGCGTGCCCAAAATGATAAAAAAACTGGCCGATGACGAAGTAAAGTTCAAACTTGCCGTTTCCCTGCATGCCGCTATTGATGAGGTAAGGACCTCCATCATGCCGTTTAACGAACACTTTCCGCTGAAAGATTTAAGGGAAGCACTGGAATACTGGTACCAAAAGACCAAAAGCCGGATCACCTATGAATATGTAGTGTGGCGGGGGATCAATGACCAGAGGAAAGATGCCGAGGCACTGGTTCGTTTTTGCAGGTTTGCACCCTCCAAGGTCAATATTATAGAATACAACCCCATAGGGGACGAGCACTTTGCCCAGGCCGATCCCGAAGCGCTGGAACTTTACCGCGACATACTGGAAAAGAACGGCATTACGGTAACTGTTCGCCGGTCACGCGGAAAAGACATTGACGCTGCCTGCGGACAATTAGCGAATAAATCGTAG
- the proB gene encoding glutamate 5-kinase: MYDKRIVVKVGTNVMINKDNRIVQPILKRLVDQVAELYEQNIMTVLVSSGSANAGREILGESDIENKSIRRQVYSAIGQPRMMRYYYSIFHDYGMRCAQVLATKRDFNPGEHRKNMINCYEGLMSEGVIPIANEDDAVSVTHSMFSDNDELASLIAELIHADMLIILTDIDGFYTGHPDNDDSELLPEVRVNQKVEQFIEETDKGETSGRGGMGSKLKIAKNTAAKNIPTYIANGKKDRVILDIVAGKDVGTRIVE; the protein is encoded by the coding sequence ATGTACGATAAAAGAATAGTAGTCAAGGTAGGTACCAATGTAATGATCAATAAAGACAACCGCATTGTACAGCCTATCTTAAAAAGACTCGTAGACCAGGTTGCCGAATTGTACGAACAGAATATTATGACCGTACTGGTCTCTTCAGGTTCGGCCAATGCAGGACGGGAAATTCTGGGAGAGAGCGATATAGAGAACAAGTCCATACGAAGGCAGGTCTATTCTGCCATAGGACAACCGAGGATGATGCGTTATTATTACAGCATTTTTCACGATTACGGTATGCGTTGTGCACAGGTGCTGGCCACCAAAAGGGATTTTAATCCCGGTGAGCACCGCAAGAATATGATCAACTGTTATGAAGGGTTGATGTCTGAAGGAGTTATCCCCATTGCCAACGAGGACGACGCCGTGTCGGTAACACATTCCATGTTTTCCGATAATGACGAGCTGGCAAGCCTTATTGCTGAATTGATCCATGCCGATATGCTGATCATCCTTACGGATATAGACGGTTTCTACACCGGACACCCGGACAATGACGATTCCGAGCTGCTTCCCGAGGTAAGAGTAAACCAGAAAGTGGAACAGTTCATCGAGGAAACGGACAAAGGGGAAACCTCCGGCCGTGGCGGTATGGGCTCCAAGCTCAAGATCGCCAAGAACACGGCGGCCAAGAATATCCCTACCTATATTGCCAACGGTAAGAAGGACCGTGTGATCCTTGATATCGTGGCAGGAAAAGACGTGGGGACACGGATTGTGGAATAG
- a CDS encoding arginase family protein, producing MNNRINIIEFPSNLGLKAPEPGVEPGVKNLPDWLRGNGFYQQLKPKNIYTLAPPSYSMNMDTEARVRNSDAIIAYAKQQAEMLDNVLDEAPFPIIIGGDCSILIGNAIALKKRGNYGLFFLDGHTDFILPELSQTGGVAGMDLAVVTGHGHPKLTDIDGLKPYFREEHVWCVGNREYDKDYVAPILDSNIHYYDLERLQEKGTEQCTNDFLQMVTDQKLDGFFIHLDVDVLDDGIMPAVDSRTHDGLTYAELNHILEKLLPHKKAVGMEITILDPDRDPSAEYTKEFIANMTKNIRNARR from the coding sequence ATGAACAATCGTATCAATATTATAGAATTTCCGTCAAACCTCGGGCTTAAAGCACCTGAACCGGGTGTGGAACCCGGTGTAAAAAACCTGCCCGACTGGCTTCGTGGCAACGGTTTTTATCAACAGCTGAAACCCAAAAACATCTATACCTTAGCTCCGCCCTCATATAGCATGAACATGGATACAGAGGCCAGGGTGCGCAACAGCGATGCTATTATAGCCTACGCAAAACAGCAGGCGGAAATGCTGGATAATGTACTGGACGAAGCGCCTTTTCCCATAATCATTGGCGGGGATTGCAGTATTCTTATAGGTAATGCCATAGCCCTCAAAAAAAGGGGGAACTACGGCCTGTTCTTCCTGGACGGCCATACGGATTTTATATTGCCGGAACTCTCGCAAACCGGGGGCGTGGCCGGAATGGACCTGGCCGTAGTCACAGGGCACGGCCACCCGAAACTGACCGATATTGACGGACTAAAGCCCTATTTTAGGGAAGAACACGTATGGTGTGTGGGCAACCGGGAATACGATAAAGACTACGTGGCTCCGATACTGGATTCGAACATACACTATTACGACCTGGAAAGACTACAGGAAAAGGGGACGGAACAATGCACGAATGATTTTCTTCAAATGGTCACCGACCAAAAACTGGACGGCTTTTTTATCCATCTCGATGTGGATGTGCTGGACGATGGCATAATGCCCGCGGTAGACAGCAGAACACACGACGGGCTTACCTATGCAGAGTTGAACCATATACTGGAAAAACTGTTGCCCCATAAAAAAGCCGTAGGTATGGAAATTACCATCCTCGATCCGGACCGTGACCCTTCGGCAGAATATACCAAAGAATTCATTGCCAACATGACAAAAAATATCCGGAACGCGCGGAGGTAG
- a CDS encoding glutamate-5-semialdehyde dehydrogenase, whose protein sequence is MHKKSEKMKLLAKDIKNKVLESMERILDEEREAIIAANKKDLDAFDSSDRAMYDRLVVNQAKVDGMIQAVKEVRGQDDPVGKVKSSRELENGLKILNKTAPFGTIMIIYESRPDVTIEASVLAFKANNKILLKGGKEAWNSNKKLEECWHRALKENGLEPEAWVQLLNMNRQETQEFLKNPPEKLDLIVPRGGERLIQFVKDHARCAVLVSGRGNNFLYVNKDADWNKALKVIINAKTDKISGCNALDKILIDKNISGYETKVKELEKELRQNSVELLVDENIKKVLPDASLVEEESVWYEEFLALKAVIGAVDNVDEAIDRINKYSGGHSACILTEDDTTAQAFMEQIDSAAVYQNASTRFTDGGQMGVGAELAISTDKLHHRGPLGLEQLVTNKYYVYGNGQVRV, encoded by the coding sequence ATTCACAAAAAATCAGAAAAAATGAAACTATTAGCAAAAGATATAAAAAACAAGGTGCTCGAATCCATGGAGCGTATCCTGGACGAAGAGCGCGAAGCCATAATTGCGGCCAATAAAAAGGATCTGGATGCCTTTGACAGTTCAGACCGTGCCATGTATGACAGGCTGGTGGTAAACCAGGCCAAGGTAGACGGTATGATCCAGGCGGTGAAAGAAGTCCGCGGGCAGGACGACCCTGTCGGGAAGGTAAAATCGTCCCGTGAACTGGAGAACGGCCTGAAAATACTGAATAAAACCGCCCCGTTCGGTACGATAATGATCATATATGAGTCCCGGCCGGATGTAACCATAGAAGCATCCGTTCTGGCCTTTAAAGCCAATAATAAGATATTGCTCAAAGGCGGGAAAGAAGCCTGGAACAGCAATAAAAAACTCGAGGAATGCTGGCACAGGGCCCTGAAAGAAAACGGCCTGGAACCGGAAGCCTGGGTGCAATTACTGAACATGAACCGACAGGAAACCCAGGAATTTTTGAAGAATCCGCCGGAAAAACTGGACCTTATCGTACCGCGAGGAGGGGAAAGGCTTATTCAGTTTGTAAAAGACCACGCCCGCTGTGCCGTATTGGTGAGTGGAAGAGGGAATAATTTCCTTTATGTGAATAAGGATGCCGACTGGAACAAGGCCCTCAAGGTCATTATCAATGCCAAGACCGACAAGATCTCCGGGTGCAATGCTCTGGACAAAATTTTGATCGATAAGAATATCTCCGGCTATGAGACCAAAGTAAAAGAGCTGGAAAAGGAATTGCGGCAAAATTCCGTAGAACTCCTGGTTGATGAGAACATCAAGAAGGTTCTCCCGGATGCTTCCCTGGTGGAAGAAGAGTCGGTTTGGTATGAAGAATTCCTGGCGCTCAAGGCAGTGATCGGTGCCGTGGATAATGTAGATGAAGCCATAGACCGGATCAACAAGTATTCCGGTGGGCATTCCGCCTGTATACTTACGGAAGATGATACTACGGCACAGGCCTTTATGGAACAGATAGACAGTGCTGCGGTATACCAGAATGCCTCCACCCGTTTTACCGATGGCGGACAAATGGGCGTAGGTGCCGAACTGGCCATCAGTACCGACAAGCTGCACCACAGGGGCCCGCTGGGACTGGAACAACTGGTCACCAATAAGTACTATGTGTATGGTAACGGTCAGGTGCGTGTATAA
- a CDS encoding glycoside hydrolase family 2 TIM barrel-domain containing protein — protein sequence MKTHYSTFLFLLLSTAILSQTLDPVWENPDVTGINKLPPRASFFAYENNTLAGQDKREASKRYLLLNGTWKFNWVRDVADRPTDFYKETYDTSGWDDIKVPGNWELQGYGVPIYVNHPYEFKVKNPSPPDIPDGYNPVGSYKRTFTLPEGWKDKKVYIHLGAVKSAFYIWVNGKKAGYSQGSKLPAEFDITPYVKPGKNQVALEVYRWSDGSYLECQDFWRISGIERDVYLYATPQTHIGDIDILAALDNSYTDGIFQLKVKVKDLSSRKNRHTLNITLFEGENVVYKDSRKVTDSITSFSHKIPGVKQWSAETPNLYRLEITLSERGKQKEVISQRVGFRTTEIKGNQYYLNGEPILIKGVNRHEHDPVTGHVISRELMEKDIRILKQYNINAVRMAHYPNDPYFYELCDIYGIYVVDEANIESHGMYYDLEYTLGNNPKWLKAHMERIRRMVERDKNHPSVITWSLGNEAGNGWNFYNAYNWISERDPSRPVQYERAGKEWNTDIIVPQYPSPGSMAAFAEKGYNRPLIMSEYAHAMGNSLGNFREFWEVIEKYDILQGGFIWDYVDQGIKTVKNGKEIYAYGGDFGPQNTPSDGNFLLNGLVMPDRSPNPHMFEVKRVHQNVKFAIRDTLNRTFAIKNWYFFRDISNYRIDWELLENGTSREKGTLEGFNLKPREEKEVSIPLTSSFAPGKEYLLNFSVRLKEKEPFIPADYEIAYDQFLLQKGKTFIPEKTGKNITINKKDGYISLKGDAFSVNFDTGKGIISNYTHNGQTLLEEGGQVNFWRAPVDNDYGAGTQRKYAGWKKAGKSGENVTYKTAELKKDKAVEITFTRPLLQGDAEFTQRYTVYGDGRIHVANSFKAGKGEHTPMFKFGNTMVLPEGFENVEWYGRGPFESYTDRKTAALIGLYKGTVSGQYHPYIRPQDSGNKTDVRHATLSNGKGAVLQIIGDAPVHFSALHYNTDDLDGGMEKAQTHSGELVPRKKTFVNVDGMQSGVAGIDSWYSLPLEKYRLPYASYAYGYWIVPSR from the coding sequence ATGAAAACGCACTATTCGACATTTCTGTTTTTACTGCTATCCACTGCCATATTATCGCAAACCTTAGACCCTGTTTGGGAAAACCCGGATGTTACGGGCATCAACAAACTCCCTCCGAGGGCCTCTTTCTTCGCCTACGAAAATAATACTCTTGCCGGACAGGACAAAAGGGAAGCTTCGAAAAGATACCTCCTGCTCAACGGCACGTGGAAATTCAACTGGGTGCGTGACGTAGCCGACCGCCCTACGGATTTTTATAAGGAAACTTACGACACTTCCGGATGGGACGATATCAAAGTGCCGGGAAACTGGGAATTACAGGGCTATGGTGTGCCCATTTATGTGAACCACCCTTATGAATTCAAGGTCAAAAACCCTTCTCCGCCGGATATCCCGGACGGTTATAATCCCGTGGGTTCTTACAAAAGAACATTTACACTCCCCGAAGGCTGGAAGGACAAAAAGGTATACATTCATCTCGGGGCGGTGAAATCTGCCTTTTACATCTGGGTAAACGGTAAAAAAGCGGGGTACAGCCAGGGGTCAAAGCTCCCGGCCGAATTTGATATCACCCCTTACGTAAAACCGGGAAAAAACCAGGTGGCCCTTGAAGTGTACCGCTGGAGCGACGGCAGCTACCTGGAATGCCAGGATTTCTGGAGAATATCGGGCATTGAACGGGATGTTTACCTCTATGCCACACCTCAAACCCACATCGGGGATATTGATATCCTCGCCGCTCTCGACAATTCTTATACCGACGGGATTTTTCAACTGAAAGTCAAAGTGAAGGACCTGTCTTCCCGAAAGAACAGGCACACATTGAACATTACCCTTTTTGAAGGCGAAAACGTCGTGTATAAAGACTCCCGGAAGGTAACGGACAGCATCACTTCGTTTTCACATAAAATCCCGGGGGTCAAACAATGGTCGGCCGAAACTCCCAACCTGTACCGTTTGGAGATCACCCTTTCCGAAAGGGGAAAACAGAAAGAGGTAATATCGCAACGCGTAGGTTTCCGTACCACCGAAATAAAAGGCAACCAGTACTACCTGAACGGAGAACCCATCCTTATCAAAGGCGTAAACCGCCACGAACACGACCCGGTAACCGGACATGTGATTTCCCGGGAGCTTATGGAAAAAGATATCCGCATCCTGAAACAATACAACATCAATGCCGTTCGTATGGCCCATTATCCCAACGACCCCTATTTTTATGAACTGTGTGATATTTACGGGATCTATGTTGTGGATGAAGCAAATATAGAATCGCACGGCATGTATTACGACCTGGAATACACGCTGGGCAATAACCCGAAATGGCTCAAAGCCCACATGGAACGCATTCGGCGCATGGTGGAAAGGGACAAGAACCACCCGTCCGTCATTACATGGTCGCTGGGTAACGAAGCGGGCAACGGCTGGAATTTCTACAACGCCTACAACTGGATCAGTGAACGCGATCCTTCCCGCCCGGTACAATACGAACGCGCCGGGAAAGAATGGAACACGGATATTATTGTGCCGCAATATCCTTCGCCGGGTTCAATGGCGGCATTTGCAGAAAAAGGGTACAACCGCCCCTTGATCATGAGTGAATACGCCCATGCCATGGGAAACAGCCTCGGGAACTTCAGGGAATTCTGGGAGGTCATTGAAAAATACGATATCCTGCAGGGCGGGTTTATCTGGGATTACGTAGACCAGGGGATCAAAACGGTAAAGAACGGAAAGGAAATCTACGCTTACGGCGGCGATTTCGGCCCGCAAAATACGCCGAGCGACGGTAATTTCCTCCTCAACGGCCTGGTGATGCCCGACCGCAGCCCGAACCCGCATATGTTTGAAGTAAAAAGGGTGCACCAAAATGTGAAATTTGCCATCAGGGACACGCTAAACCGGACTTTTGCCATAAAGAACTGGTACTTTTTCCGGGATATCTCCAACTACCGCATAGACTGGGAACTACTGGAAAACGGTACCTCCAGGGAAAAGGGCACCCTGGAGGGTTTCAACCTGAAACCCCGGGAAGAAAAAGAGGTTTCCATTCCGCTGACTTCAAGTTTTGCGCCCGGCAAGGAATACCTCCTGAACTTTTCGGTTCGCCTGAAGGAAAAAGAACCGTTTATCCCGGCAGATTATGAAATCGCCTACGACCAGTTTCTGCTTCAAAAGGGAAAAACCTTCATCCCCGAAAAAACAGGAAAAAACATCACCATAAATAAAAAAGACGGATACATTAGCCTGAAAGGTGATGCCTTTTCCGTGAACTTTGATACCGGTAAGGGAATAATCAGCAACTATACACATAACGGTCAAACCTTACTCGAAGAAGGCGGACAGGTGAATTTCTGGCGGGCTCCCGTAGACAATGATTACGGTGCGGGAACACAGCGAAAATATGCCGGATGGAAAAAAGCGGGGAAATCCGGGGAAAATGTTACTTACAAAACGGCCGAGCTGAAAAAAGACAAAGCCGTAGAAATCACTTTTACCCGGCCATTACTGCAAGGCGATGCTGAGTTTACACAGCGGTACACAGTTTACGGAGACGGCAGGATACACGTAGCTAACAGTTTTAAGGCCGGAAAAGGCGAACACACCCCCATGTTCAAGTTCGGGAATACCATGGTGCTCCCCGAAGGCTTTGAAAACGTGGAGTGGTACGGCCGCGGACCTTTCGAGTCTTATACCGACCGCAAGACCGCTGCGCTTATCGGCCTGTACAAAGGGACCGTTTCGGGGCAGTACCACCCTTATATCCGTCCGCAGGACAGCGGGAACAAGACGGATGTCCGTCATGCCACCCTGAGTAACGGCAAAGGCGCTGTTCTACAGATCATAGGTGATGCTCCCGTACATTTTTCGGCATTGCACTACAATACCGATGACCTGGACGGGGGAATGGAAAAAGCGCAAACGCACTCCGGAGAACTCGTTCCGCGGAAAAAGACTTTTGTCAATGTGGATGGCATGCAGTCCGGCGTAGCGGGTATTGACAGCTGGTACAGCCTTCCCCTGGAAAAATACCGGTTGCCTTATGCTTCGTATGCTTACGGGTATTGGATCGTTCCTTCGAGGTAG
- the aroQ gene encoding type II 3-dehydroquinate dehydratase, translating into MKLIIINGPNLNLLGKREPEIYGSETFEDYLFKLRSDFPGVDLEYYQSNIEGEIIDKLHETGFSYDGIILNAGAYTHTSVGIGDAIKGITTPVVEIHISNTFGRESFRHQSYISPNAKGVILGFGLQSYVLAIQSFIK; encoded by the coding sequence ATGAAATTGATCATCATCAACGGTCCCAACCTGAACCTGCTCGGTAAGCGTGAGCCCGAAATATACGGTTCCGAAACCTTCGAAGACTACCTGTTTAAACTACGGTCGGATTTTCCGGGTGTAGACCTGGAGTACTACCAGTCTAATATAGAAGGCGAGATCATAGACAAGCTGCACGAAACGGGGTTCAGCTATGATGGTATCATCCTCAATGCCGGGGCTTATACACATACTTCCGTAGGTATAGGAGACGCTATAAAGGGTATAACCACCCCCGTAGTGGAGATACATATTTCCAATACCTTCGGGCGGGAATCATTTCGTCATCAATCCTATATATCGCCCAATGCAAAAGGTGTTATACTGGGCTTCGGGCTTCAAAGCTATGTGCTGGCCATTCAGAGTTTTATAAAATAA